From Alteromonas sp. RKMC-009, one genomic window encodes:
- the ilvA gene encoding threonine ammonia-lyase, biosynthetic, with the protein MTVSDHEYLKKVLLAPVYEVAVNSELSVLSRLSQLTGNDIYLKREDQQPVKSFKLRGAYTRLSALSKAQLDAGVIAASAGNHAQGLAYGAKKKGVHATIVMPETTPDIKVDAVRRFGGHFANIVLHGTNFDMASKHAQMLAKTHGYTFIPPFDDPDVIAGQGTVARELLEQNPNLDILFVAIGGGGLAAGIAVYLKQLKPDIKIIGVESEESACFKAAMEAGEIVTLPSVGIFADGVAVKTMGTETFRLCERLLDGVITVTNDEICSAIKDIFDDTRVIAEPAGAMSVAAIKKYVAEHNIKGKKLGGILCGANINFHTLRYVSERCELGEQKEAVFAVKIPERKGAFKQFCEVLGGKAITEFNYRFANEKDAHIFVGVNLKGGKQEFAALNDSLTEQGYDCFNMSDNELAKLHVRHMVGGRPPALLNEAVFTFEFPEHPGALLKFLGTLGERWNITLFHYRNHGAAEGLVLAGFEIPPESRDEFNAHLQQLSYEFKEVTDDPAYKFFLS; encoded by the coding sequence ATGACCGTCAGCGATCACGAATACCTCAAAAAGGTCTTGTTAGCGCCGGTTTATGAAGTTGCGGTTAACAGCGAGTTGTCTGTGTTATCCAGACTCTCGCAGTTGACAGGTAATGATATTTATCTGAAACGTGAAGATCAGCAGCCGGTTAAATCTTTCAAACTCCGCGGTGCTTACACCAGATTAAGTGCGCTGAGCAAAGCGCAACTGGATGCTGGTGTTATTGCAGCATCTGCAGGTAATCATGCTCAGGGTCTTGCATATGGTGCAAAGAAGAAAGGCGTACATGCCACCATCGTGATGCCGGAAACCACGCCGGATATCAAGGTGGATGCGGTACGCCGCTTCGGCGGGCACTTCGCCAACATTGTGCTCCACGGCACGAATTTCGATATGGCCAGCAAGCACGCGCAGATGCTGGCGAAAACCCACGGCTACACCTTTATTCCTCCGTTTGATGACCCTGATGTTATTGCCGGCCAGGGAACTGTAGCCCGGGAGCTGCTGGAGCAGAATCCTAATCTGGATATTCTGTTTGTGGCTATCGGCGGTGGTGGTCTGGCTGCGGGTATTGCGGTGTATCTGAAACAACTGAAGCCGGACATCAAAATCATCGGTGTAGAGTCGGAAGAATCAGCCTGCTTTAAGGCGGCCATGGAAGCCGGTGAAATCGTGACTCTGCCCTCGGTGGGTATTTTCGCCGACGGTGTTGCGGTAAAAACTATGGGGACAGAAACGTTCCGTCTGTGTGAAAGATTGCTGGACGGCGTGATCACTGTTACCAATGACGAAATATGTTCGGCAATCAAAGATATTTTCGATGACACCCGTGTTATCGCAGAGCCTGCCGGTGCGATGTCTGTGGCGGCTATTAAGAAATATGTGGCAGAGCATAATATCAAGGGCAAGAAGCTGGGTGGTATTCTGTGCGGTGCCAACATTAATTTTCACACGCTGCGCTATGTGTCTGAGCGTTGTGAATTAGGTGAGCAGAAAGAAGCTGTTTTTGCAGTGAAGATCCCCGAGCGTAAGGGGGCTTTCAAGCAATTCTGTGAAGTCCTTGGCGGTAAAGCTATCACTGAATTCAATTACCGTTTTGCTAACGAGAAAGACGCGCACATCTTTGTGGGTGTAAATCTTAAAGGCGGTAAGCAGGAGTTTGCTGCGCTGAATGACTCGCTGACTGAACAGGGTTACGACTGCTTCAATATGAGCGACAACGAGCTTGCGAAGCTGCACGTACGCCATATGGTTGGCGGCAGACCACCAGCGTTGCTGAACGAAGCGGTGTTTACTTTCGAGTTTCCTGAGCACCCGGGGGCGTTACTTAAATTCCTTGGAACACTGGGTGAACGCTGGAACATAACACTGTTCCATTACCGTAATCATGGAGCCGCTGAAGGTCTGGTGCTTGCCGGTTTTGAAATTCCACCGGAAAGCCGTGATGAATTTAATGCTCACTTGCAGCAGTTAAGCTACGAGTTTAAAGAGGTCACAGACGACCCCGCGTATAAATTCTTCCTGTCATAA
- the ilvD gene encoding dihydroxy-acid dehydratase, translated as MPKLRSATSTQGRNMAGARALWRATGMKDTDFGKPIIAIANSFTQFVPGHVHLKDLGQLVARSVEEAGGVAKEFNTIAVDDGIAMGHSGMLYSLPSREIIADAVEYMVNAHCADAIVCISNCDKITPGMLMASMRLNVPVVFVSGGPMEAGKTKLSDQLIKLDLVDAMVAAADDRVSDEDTDQIERSACPTCGSCSGMFTANSMNCLTEALGLSLPGNGSMLATHADREKLFKQAGKLIVELCERYYKNDDETALPRNIASFKAFENAMSLDIAMGGSTNTILHLLAAAMEGEVPFTMADIDRLSRKVPHLCKVAPSTPKYHMEDVHRAGGVLGILGELNKAGLLNQDVHHVLGKTLPEVISDWDITNPENKDADTFFRAGPAGIRTTQAFSQDCRWDEADADRSEGCIRDLEHAYSKDGGLAVLYGNLAVDGCIVKTAGVDESILKFTGSAKIYESQDDAVAGILGDEVKAGDVVIIRYEGPKGGPGMQEMLYPTSYLKSKGLGKACALITDGRFSGGTSGLSIGHCSPEAASGGGIGLVEDGDKIEIDIPNRTINIAISDEELAHRRAAMEASDKPWKPKNRERKVSLSLKNFAMLATSADKGAVRDASKLEDI; from the coding sequence ATGCCCAAGTTACGATCTGCAACCTCCACCCAGGGAAGAAATATGGCCGGCGCACGTGCGCTGTGGCGCGCTACCGGTATGAAAGACACTGATTTCGGAAAGCCGATTATTGCTATTGCCAACTCCTTCACGCAGTTTGTGCCAGGGCATGTGCATTTAAAAGATCTCGGACAACTTGTTGCCCGCAGTGTAGAAGAAGCCGGTGGCGTTGCTAAAGAGTTCAACACCATTGCGGTAGACGACGGTATCGCTATGGGCCACAGCGGTATGCTGTACAGCCTGCCTTCACGTGAAATCATTGCTGATGCCGTTGAATACATGGTGAATGCCCATTGCGCTGATGCCATTGTGTGTATTTCTAACTGCGACAAAATCACCCCGGGAATGCTGATGGCGTCTATGCGTCTGAATGTTCCTGTGGTGTTTGTTTCCGGCGGCCCCATGGAAGCCGGTAAAACCAAGTTGTCAGATCAACTGATTAAGCTGGATCTGGTTGATGCCATGGTTGCTGCTGCGGATGACCGCGTCAGCGACGAAGACACAGACCAGATTGAGCGTTCTGCCTGCCCGACCTGTGGTTCGTGCTCAGGCATGTTCACCGCAAACTCGATGAACTGTTTAACAGAAGCGCTGGGTCTGTCCCTGCCAGGGAACGGTTCTATGCTGGCTACTCACGCTGACCGCGAGAAGCTGTTTAAGCAGGCGGGTAAGCTGATAGTCGAGTTGTGTGAGCGTTACTACAAGAATGATGATGAAACTGCGTTGCCACGCAACATTGCATCGTTCAAGGCATTTGAAAATGCTATGAGTCTGGATATCGCCATGGGCGGTTCTACAAACACCATTCTGCATTTATTGGCAGCGGCAATGGAAGGTGAAGTGCCTTTCACCATGGCAGATATCGACCGTCTGTCACGGAAAGTGCCGCATTTGTGTAAAGTGGCACCGTCTACACCTAAATATCACATGGAAGACGTGCACCGCGCCGGTGGCGTACTGGGTATTCTTGGTGAACTCAATAAAGCCGGTCTGCTGAATCAGGACGTGCATCACGTTCTCGGTAAGACGCTTCCGGAAGTGATCAGCGACTGGGATATCACTAATCCTGAAAACAAAGATGCTGATACTTTCTTCCGTGCAGGCCCTGCAGGTATCCGCACTACGCAGGCATTCAGTCAGGATTGTCGCTGGGATGAAGCCGATGCCGACCGTAGCGAAGGCTGTATCCGCGATCTTGAACATGCTTACAGCAAGGACGGTGGTCTGGCGGTTCTGTACGGTAACCTGGCAGTTGATGGCTGTATCGTGAAAACGGCGGGTGTGGATGAATCTATCCTCAAATTTACCGGTTCTGCGAAGATTTACGAAAGCCAGGATGATGCGGTAGCAGGCATCCTGGGTGACGAAGTGAAAGCCGGTGATGTGGTTATCATTCGTTACGAAGGTCCGAAAGGCGGCCCGGGCATGCAGGAAATGCTGTACCCGACCTCCTACCTGAAATCGAAAGGTCTGGGTAAAGCCTGTGCCCTTATCACTGACGGACGTTTCTCTGGCGGTACCAGCGGTTTGTCTATTGGTCACTGTTCACCGGAAGCGGCCAGCGGTGGCGGCATTGGTCTGGTGGAAGACGGCGATAAGATTGAAATTGATATCCCTAACCGGACTATCAACATTGCGATTTCTGACGAGGAACTGGCTCACCGCCGTGCCGCGATGGAAGCCAGCGACAAGCCCTGGAAACCGAAGAACCGCGAACGTAAAGTGTCTCTGTCACTGAAGAACTTTGCCATGCTGGCTACCAGTGCAGACAAAGGTGCTGTGCGGGATGCCTCTAAACTGGAAGACATATGA